The Desulfuromonadales bacterium genome includes the window TTCCGGATCAGTATCCAGAGGGGGATGAGGAAGGCCGAGATGAGGACGACGTACTGGATCTGCTGGTTGCGGGTCACGCCGGCCATGCCTGAAATCAGCAGGTAGGCGAGGGTGACGCCGGCGGCGAAGAAGACGCTGGCCGTGTAGTCCATGCCGAAGATCCAGCCGCAGATCAGACCGATTCCCTTGAACTGTGCGGTCGCGTAGGTGATGGCGATGATGACGGTCACCGCTGCGGCAATCAGGCGTACCGCATGGCAGTCGTAACGGTCGCCAAGAAACTCGGGAATTGTGTATTTGCCGAATCGGCGGATCTGGGCCGCCAGGAGGGTCAGCAGAAGCACGTAACCGCCCGTCCAGCCGATAATGTACCCGAGGCCGAACCATCCCTTGAGATAAAGCAGGCCGGCTACGCCCATGAAGGAAGCCGCCGACATCCAGTCCGCGGCGATGGCGGCACCGTTGCCGAATTTGCCGATTCCCTGGCCGGCCACCCAGTAGCCGGAGGTGCTGGAAACTTTGGAGATGAAACCGACGCCAACGTAGACGAAGAGCAGGGCCAGAAAGATTATGGCCGGAAGCAGCTTGAATCCCTGCTGAATCTGATAGACTTCCTCCCCCGCCGCCAGCAGGGTGCCGGTGCTCAGCAGAAGAGTAGCCAGGGTCGTTCCGGCGATCCGCGTGCTCTTTTTCATGGTCGCTGCCTCCTGTCCGAAGAGAACTGTCAGCCTTTGGTGATTCTCTTGTCCCACAGGACGCAATAAAGCTTGCAGAGCAGGATGTAGCCGATGGTGCAGCCCTGGGCGATCAGCCAGTAGTGGAGGGGGAAGCCGAGGAAGCGGGCTCGGGTCAGGAACGACTCTCCCAGCCCTGAGGAATCTCCCAGTCCGGCCAGAAAGATCAGAACCGGAAGGCCGAAACTGAGCAGTGCCCAGATGATGAGGATGGTGGTGGCAATGCCCACCTCTTTTTTCATGCCGGGCGTCGATGGATTGAAGAAGTTGACCTGCAGGCGATTTTTGGGTGCCATGTCTGACGCTCTCAAAACAGTGGCGAAGGTAGTTGTCATTCAGCAATGGCTACAGGTGTAGTACAGCACCTTCGCCCTGTCAATGAAAATGGTTTGGGAATCTCCTGGCAGGGTGCAGGCAGGATTCCGGAAGGCCCAAAACGTCGTTTGTGAATTTCTCGATTTTTGTGGATTTTTGGGCAAGGCAGATATGTGTGTGGACTTGCACATCGGCGGTTTTGCGAGTATAGTTCATTGTAAGACTAAGAAAATATTGTTTGGATTAGAGGGGAGGTCCACAGATGAATTCGCATCTGGTACTTGGCATTTTTGCCCTGTATGTCGTTGCGGTTTCCCTGTGGCGCCTTGTGAGCGGCCGGGGGCTGCCGCCGGTGGCAGAGGCGAACCAGGTTCTGGAACGGCGCCGTCGGCTGCTCCCCCATTTTCTGGTTCATGTGGCGACGCCCCTGCTCGTTGGCGTTGTGTTCATCAGCCGTGGAGTGGTCGGCCTCTCCGGTGGTTCCGCTCGCCCCTATGACACCGTTCCTCAACAGCATATTTACCACCAGGTGGCTGCCGCCATGGAAATGAGCTGGCAGGCCCGGATCGCCGCTGCCGATCTCTGGGCAGCTGCCGAGAGCATGGAAACCGCATCCCTCGTCTGGGCCAATCTCCCGTAATCTCCCCTCAGCGCATCATTAAATCGAGTTGGAAATGACGCTGCAGGAAGGTCTGAAAAGCCCTTACTCCCTTCAGCGCCAGCTTCAGTCGACCCTTCTCCATACGGTTGAGGTGGTCCAGGGAGACGTGATTGTTCGGCTCACGCGCCTCGCGGATAGCCCGGACCTGGCAGCGCAGCCTGAGAAACACCAGAAAATCGAAGCTCGCCTCCAGATCCTGGGCCTGCTCGGGTGCCAGGACCTTTGCTTCCAGCAGCCCCTGGAGCCGTTCGCGTGTGCCTCCGTCGAGGATGCCCGCTTCCAGCGCCAGCACCTTGATCCCCTCGGTGACGGCAAAGATGCCCGCCTTCTTGATGTCGACCTTGCCCCGGTACTCGCCCTTTTTTTCAGTCTTGATGCGGCCGAACCAGCCGAGCGGCGTTTTGAAGCGCAGGACATTCATGGCCGTGTGCGCAAGGAAAACCGCATCCTTGTCGAGGTGCCCGGCGATGTGGTCTTTCAGGCTCCGCTCGAAGGACGGGTCGCCATGCAGGGTTCGAATATCAAAAAACATGCTGCCATTGAGGATGTTTTCCGGCGTCGGGGTGGACAACCAGCTATCGACGACCTTGATCCATTCCGTCAGGCTGCGTCGCCAGAATTCGTTTTTTGCCATGATCCCGCCGGGACAGGGCGGCACCCCGATTTCTATCAAGGCTTCGATCAGGGCATGGGAGAAGGCTTC containing:
- a CDS encoding DUF4212 domain-containing protein, with translation MAPKNRLQVNFFNPSTPGMKKEVGIATTILIIWALLSFGLPVLIFLAGLGDSSGLGESFLTRARFLGFPLHYWLIAQGCTIGYILLCKLYCVLWDKRITKG